A window of Polaromonas hydrogenivorans contains these coding sequences:
- a CDS encoding ABC transporter substrate-binding protein, which produces MNKRFALKLIAACAIAASATAGFAQEVIKIANIVELSGGGASAGTNFKNGVELAVKEINAAGGILGKKIQTTTNDTQSNPGVAKGLTQKAIDNDVFAIFGPVFSGSIMVSMAESRRAEVPNFTGGEAAGITEQGNPYVFRTSFTQASAMPKVARYISEQAKLKTIAIIYVNNDFGKGGLDALKKALANSPTKVVAEVSTDSGQVDFSAAVLKAKQSNADGVFAYSNEEESARILRELKKQGWTKPIIGETTLTGQKVIELAGDAANGAIAHVGLTVDAPQPAIRAFRAKFEKEYKYVSDHNGMKGYSGIYILKAAIEKTGKLDRKAVAATLHTLKVKAADQPGVLMDVSFDAKGDLDRESFMIEVKNGKQEVVSILPALGAGAAPAAAAAKK; this is translated from the coding sequence ATGAACAAACGATTCGCTCTTAAATTAATAGCTGCCTGTGCAATAGCAGCAAGCGCAACAGCCGGTTTTGCTCAAGAAGTGATCAAGATCGCCAACATTGTCGAGTTGTCGGGCGGCGGCGCCAGCGCCGGCACCAACTTCAAGAACGGCGTTGAACTGGCGGTCAAGGAAATCAATGCCGCCGGCGGCATCCTCGGCAAAAAGATCCAGACCACCACCAACGACACCCAGAGCAACCCCGGCGTGGCCAAGGGGCTGACGCAAAAAGCCATCGACAACGACGTGTTCGCCATTTTCGGCCCGGTGTTCTCCGGCTCCATCATGGTCAGCATGGCCGAGTCGCGCCGCGCCGAGGTGCCCAACTTCACCGGCGGCGAGGCGGCCGGCATCACCGAGCAGGGCAACCCCTACGTGTTTCGCACCAGCTTCACCCAGGCGAGCGCCATGCCCAAGGTGGCGCGCTACATCAGTGAGCAGGCCAAGCTGAAAACCATCGCCATCATTTACGTGAACAACGACTTCGGCAAGGGCGGGCTGGATGCGCTGAAAAAAGCGCTGGCCAATTCGCCGACCAAGGTCGTGGCCGAGGTTTCCACCGACAGCGGCCAGGTTGACTTTTCCGCCGCCGTGCTCAAAGCCAAGCAGAGCAATGCCGACGGCGTGTTTGCCTATTCGAACGAAGAAGAGTCGGCCCGCATCCTGCGCGAATTGAAGAAGCAGGGCTGGACCAAACCCATCATTGGCGAAACCACGCTGACCGGCCAGAAGGTCATCGAGCTGGCTGGCGACGCCGCCAACGGCGCGATTGCCCATGTCGGCCTGACGGTCGATGCGCCGCAGCCGGCGATTCGCGCCTTTCGCGCCAAGTTCGAGAAGGAATACAAATATGTCTCCGACCACAACGGCATGAAGGGCTACTCGGGCATCTACATCCTCAAGGCGGCAATTGAAAAGACCGGCAAGCTCGACCGCAAGGCGGTGGCCGCCACGCTGCACACGCTGAAGGTCAAGGCCGCCGACCAGCCCGGCGTGCTGATGGATGTGTCGTTCGACGCCAAGGGCGACCTGGACCGCGAGAGCTTCATGATCGAGGTCAAGAACGGCAAGCAGGAAGTCGTTTCCATCCTGCCGGCGCTGGGTGCCGGTGCCGCGCCAGCCGCCGCAGCAGCGAAAAAATAA
- a CDS encoding endo alpha-1,4 polygalactosaminidase, which yields MTAVVRDKAISRNPVHLSEQLDAHSAEHPGKGRAMGLIATRAGPIHLLLNPADSYRGLLHFLRKCMSCKVGALWSSCLLMHGCAMAPPSLPFPSPPSTAFFYGTPVPVLALSKFQRIVVEAENIKNPDGLRVAGADVFAYLSVGEAEGWRASSRALPKHLFMGANMAWQSRIADLTQPGWRDFLIEVRMARLWADGYRGFFLDTLDSYEIVAKSPEARQAQAKALVEIIRAMHQRFPGVKLLFNRGFAVLPEAGPLAVGLVAESLFQSWNPTTKEYESVSEKDRNWLLARLNHAHLRYGLPITVIDYVPQDKPDLAQETARQITALGFASWVATPGLDMISIGVKK from the coding sequence ATGACTGCAGTTGTGAGGGACAAAGCGATTTCCCGGAACCCCGTCCACCTTTCCGAGCAGCTGGATGCACACAGTGCGGAGCATCCGGGCAAAGGACGCGCCATGGGACTGATTGCCACCCGTGCGGGGCCGATACATTTATTGTTGAATCCTGCGGATAGCTATCGAGGCCTTTTACACTTTTTACGCAAGTGCATGTCCTGCAAAGTGGGGGCTTTATGGTCTTCCTGCCTGCTGATGCATGGCTGCGCGATGGCGCCGCCGTCGCTACCGTTTCCTTCTCCTCCGAGTACGGCGTTCTTCTACGGCACCCCCGTTCCGGTGCTTGCGTTGTCGAAATTTCAGCGCATCGTGGTGGAAGCAGAAAATATCAAAAACCCTGACGGGTTGCGCGTTGCGGGAGCCGACGTTTTCGCCTATTTAAGCGTCGGTGAAGCCGAGGGCTGGCGAGCTTCTTCTCGCGCATTGCCCAAGCACCTGTTCATGGGTGCCAACATGGCATGGCAAAGCCGCATCGCCGACCTGACCCAACCGGGCTGGCGCGACTTTCTCATCGAAGTGCGCATGGCGCGGCTCTGGGCGGACGGCTATCGCGGCTTCTTCCTTGACACGCTGGACAGCTATGAAATCGTGGCCAAGAGCCCGGAGGCACGGCAGGCCCAGGCAAAAGCGCTTGTCGAGATCATTCGCGCCATGCACCAGCGCTTCCCCGGCGTCAAGCTATTGTTCAACCGGGGATTTGCCGTATTGCCCGAGGCCGGGCCGCTGGCCGTCGGGCTGGTGGCGGAATCGCTGTTTCAAAGCTGGAACCCGACCACCAAGGAATACGAAAGCGTCAGCGAAAAAGACCGCAACTGGCTGCTGGCGCGCCTGAACCATGCCCACCTTCGCTATGGCCTGCCAATCACGGTCATTGACTATGTCCCCCAGGACAAGCCCGATCTGGCGCAAGAAACTGCCCGGCAAATCACGGCGCTGGGATTCGCATCGTGGGTGGCGACGCCCGGTCTCGACATGATTTCCATTGGAGTCAAAAAATGA
- a CDS encoding ABC transporter ATP-binding protein: MSNALLKVTGLKKAYGAIQAVGGVSFEVMPGEIFGVIGPNGSGKTTMFNSVLGQITPDAGTIELKGQNITGLSPLELSRRGVGRTFQTLQVFGKMTVRDNLIVAAQEHHGSMWSRMFAPGDSGLGDKADALIDQFRIRHVADSLAGTLSYGQQKLVDIAMAFMAEPDLVLLDEPCAGVNPSLVGGISSLLKELNKTRKGSFVVIEHNMDFVMDLCHRIMVMVEGKVMAIGTPAEIRANKQVLDAYLGN; the protein is encoded by the coding sequence ATGAGCAATGCCTTGCTAAAAGTAACAGGCCTCAAGAAAGCCTACGGCGCCATCCAGGCGGTCGGCGGGGTGTCGTTTGAAGTCATGCCGGGCGAAATCTTCGGCGTGATCGGCCCCAACGGCTCGGGCAAGACCACCATGTTCAACAGCGTGCTCGGCCAGATCACGCCCGACGCCGGAACGATTGAACTCAAGGGCCAGAACATCACCGGCCTGTCGCCGCTCGAACTCAGCCGCCGGGGCGTGGGCCGCACCTTCCAGACGCTGCAGGTGTTCGGCAAGATGACGGTGCGCGACAACCTGATCGTGGCCGCGCAGGAGCATCACGGCAGCATGTGGAGCCGCATGTTCGCACCCGGCGACTCTGGCCTGGGCGACAAGGCCGACGCGCTGATCGACCAGTTCCGCATCCGGCATGTGGCCGATTCCCTGGCCGGCACACTGAGCTACGGCCAGCAAAAGCTGGTCGATATCGCCATGGCCTTCATGGCCGAGCCCGACCTGGTGCTGCTTGACGAGCCGTGCGCCGGCGTCAACCCGAGCCTGGTGGGCGGCATTTCCAGCCTGCTCAAGGAACTGAACAAGACCCGCAAGGGCTCGTTCGTGGTCATCGAGCACAACATGGACTTCGTGATGGACCTGTGCCACCGCATCATGGTGATGGTCGAGGGCAAGGTGATGGCCATTGGCACGCCCGCCGAAATTCGGGCCAACAAACAGGTGCTCGACGCCTACCTGGGGAATTGA
- a CDS encoding shikimate dehydrogenase family protein, producing the protein MLPTLNGATDVYLILGDPVEQVRAPESFNLIFATLGINAVLVPVHVPAASVRDFVRAAFSARNIKGLFLTIPHKSLVMDLLDECSELGRLAGAVNAVRCDADGRLVGALFDGEGLVDSLNGFNIAYTGKRVLILGAGGGAAAIAASLVSPASRVSKGAAGEVALYDPTPGKAQALVERLAPATSARVTAAGSNDPAGFDVVVNASPLGLQRTDPMPCDVSRMAPHAALVDILMKNQPTPVVRAARALGLVAHPGFEMMIRQGALYLDFFGLHAAAQAVQRDSSFIRQQIYPAELQGEISLF; encoded by the coding sequence ATGCTTCCCACCCTCAACGGCGCCACTGATGTTTACCTGATCCTGGGTGATCCGGTCGAGCAGGTGCGTGCGCCCGAATCGTTCAACCTGATCTTTGCCACGCTGGGCATCAATGCGGTGCTGGTGCCGGTGCATGTGCCGGCCGCCTCGGTGCGGGACTTTGTTCGGGCCGCCTTTTCGGCCCGCAACATCAAGGGCCTGTTCCTGACCATCCCGCACAAGTCGCTGGTGATGGACCTGCTCGATGAATGCTCGGAACTTGGGCGCCTGGCCGGCGCGGTCAACGCCGTGCGCTGCGATGCCGATGGCCGGCTGGTCGGCGCTTTGTTCGACGGCGAAGGGCTGGTCGATTCGCTCAATGGCTTCAACATCGCGTACACCGGCAAACGGGTGCTGATTCTGGGCGCGGGCGGCGGCGCGGCGGCCATTGCGGCTTCGCTGGTCAGCCCGGCTTCCCGCGTATCGAAGGGCGCGGCAGGCGAAGTGGCCCTGTACGACCCGACACCGGGCAAGGCTCAGGCGCTGGTCGAACGGCTGGCTCCGGCGACCTCGGCCAGGGTCACGGCGGCAGGCAGCAACGACCCGGCCGGGTTTGATGTGGTCGTGAACGCGTCGCCACTGGGCCTGCAACGCACCGACCCCATGCCCTGCGACGTGTCGCGCATGGCGCCGCATGCCGCGCTGGTGGATATTTTGATGAAGAACCAGCCCACGCCCGTGGTGCGGGCGGCGCGCGCACTCGGCCTGGTGGCGCATCCGGGGTTCGAGATGATGATCCGGCAGGGCGCGCTCTACCTTGATTTCTTTGGCCTGCATGCGGCCGCGCAGGCGGTGCAGCGCGATTCCAGCTTTATCCGGCAGCAGATTTACCCCGCTGAGCTGCAAGGCGAAATTTCACTTTTTTAA
- a CDS encoding 4-hydroxyphenylpyruvate dioxygenase has product MSTPLQASAADREAIQEAANPLGLDGIEFIEYATAKPQALGQVLEMMGFRPIARHRSREVMLYRQGGMNVIVNAHIPVMPNGAQPADKPQLAAVALRVRDAAAAYAHALEKGAWAVPPRVEVMELNIPAIHGVGTSRIYFVDRYDKFSIYDVDFVPIPTVDQHPPAVAGLHFFGIVQYIGTDRTEDWAEFYRELFGFIELPAEQRFGILPKGRILRSPCPASSRFYLQLIEPDASVLEVESNEGLQRIGLGSPDVLATVAELGKRGVEFVESRGVHTEDRGALTKTWMGSVSFELVHNLR; this is encoded by the coding sequence ATGAGTACACCGCTGCAAGCGTCCGCCGCCGACCGTGAAGCCATCCAGGAGGCCGCCAACCCGCTGGGGCTGGACGGCATCGAGTTCATCGAATACGCCACCGCCAAGCCGCAGGCGCTGGGCCAGGTGCTGGAGATGATGGGCTTTCGTCCGATTGCCCGGCACCGCTCGCGCGAGGTGATGCTGTACCGCCAGGGCGGCATGAACGTGATCGTCAACGCCCACATTCCCGTCATGCCCAACGGCGCGCAGCCGGCCGACAAGCCGCAGCTCGCCGCCGTGGCGCTGCGCGTGCGCGACGCCGCAGCGGCCTATGCCCATGCGCTGGAAAAAGGCGCCTGGGCCGTGCCGCCGCGCGTCGAGGTGATGGAGCTGAACATCCCGGCCATCCACGGCGTGGGCACCAGCCGCATCTATTTCGTGGACCGCTACGACAAGTTTTCGATCTATGACGTGGACTTCGTGCCGATTCCGACGGTGGACCAGCATCCGCCGGCCGTGGCCGGGCTGCATTTTTTCGGCATCGTGCAGTACATCGGCACCGATCGCACCGAGGACTGGGCCGAGTTCTACCGCGAACTGTTCGGCTTCATTGAATTGCCCGCCGAGCAGCGCTTCGGCATCCTGCCCAAGGGGCGCATCCTGCGCAGCCCGTGCCCGGCCTCGTCGCGCTTTTACCTGCAGCTGATCGAGCCCGACGCCAGCGTGCTGGAAGTCGAAAGCAACGAAGGCCTGCAGCGCATCGGGCTGGGCAGCCCGGACGTGCTGGCGACGGTGGCCGAACTCGGCAAGCGCGGCGTGGAATTCGTCGAGTCGCGCGG
- a CDS encoding branched-chain amino acid ABC transporter permease: MNAIFNNKFATLFTVLGALLVLVAPQYLKNYGIYLLTYWLIFIIATMGLNLTIGYAGQKSLGHAAFFGIGAYTVAIMMKAGISFWLGLPAAALLCFAIGLILGFPALRVQTIYLAFATLGFNTAVWLVMRNEEWLTGGTFGINNIARPVIFGYSLEANRPYYYFVLAVTLVLAGLLWGLLRSPWGKAFKALRDNPIRAESLGVDIRNYTLLSFAIGAVYAGVAGALFASLVQFIEPAPFAVGASIMMYLMVVVGGAGYFLGPVIGAAVGVVLPEWLRDVPGVANWYLPLFGAAVVLLMIWLPDGLLSIPDRIKAKRAARAASAARTAAASRIGASS; the protein is encoded by the coding sequence ATGAACGCTATTTTCAACAACAAATTTGCCACGCTGTTCACGGTGCTGGGCGCCTTGCTGGTGCTGGTGGCGCCGCAATACCTGAAGAACTACGGCATTTACCTGCTGACCTACTGGCTGATCTTCATCATCGCCACCATGGGCCTGAACCTGACCATCGGCTACGCCGGCCAGAAGTCGCTCGGCCATGCGGCCTTCTTCGGCATCGGCGCCTACACCGTGGCGATCATGATGAAGGCCGGCATCAGCTTCTGGCTGGGCCTGCCGGCCGCCGCGCTGCTGTGCTTTGCCATCGGCCTGATCCTGGGCTTTCCGGCGTTGCGGGTGCAGACGATTTACCTGGCGTTTGCCACGCTGGGCTTCAACACCGCCGTCTGGCTGGTGATGCGCAATGAAGAGTGGCTGACCGGTGGCACCTTCGGCATCAACAACATTGCGCGGCCGGTGATTTTTGGCTATTCGCTCGAAGCCAACCGGCCTTACTACTACTTCGTGCTGGCCGTCACGCTGGTGCTGGCCGGGCTGCTGTGGGGCCTGCTGCGTTCGCCCTGGGGCAAGGCCTTCAAGGCGCTGCGCGACAACCCGATTCGCGCTGAAAGCCTGGGCGTGGACATCCGCAACTACACGCTGTTGAGCTTTGCCATCGGCGCGGTGTATGCCGGCGTGGCCGGCGCGCTGTTCGCTTCGCTGGTGCAGTTCATCGAGCCGGCGCCTTTCGCGGTCGGCGCGTCGATCATGATGTATTTGATGGTGGTGGTCGGCGGCGCGGGCTATTTCCTCGGGCCGGTGATCGGCGCGGCTGTCGGCGTGGTGCTGCCCGAATGGCTGCGCGACGTGCCGGGCGTTGCCAACTGGTATTTGCCGCTGTTCGGCGCCGCCGTGGTGCTCTTGATGATCTGGCTGCCCGATGGCTTGCTGAGCATTCCCGACCGTATCAAGGCCAAGCGGGCCGCGCGCGCAGCGTCGGCGGCGCGCACCGCAGCGGCCAGCAGAATTGGAGCTTCGTCATGA
- a CDS encoding ABC transporter ATP-binding protein: MADDICIEFDDVVAGYKDFMILNNLSFKVRRGSITLLLGPNGAGKSTVLKTLFGLLKPRQGRILLNGENIAGASQKELLAKGIAFVPQGRNLFGQLTVFQNLELGGITLGTKITHERIPEVLEFFPRVKERLHSQASALSGGEQKQLEVGRALLLRPKVLLIDEPSIGLSPLVVQDVFKLLQKLAAQGTTVLMVEQNVKSALKMADDAIALESGQLVLHKKASELLADPNIERLFLGGGHVPGAAGGSVASALL; this comes from the coding sequence ATGGCAGACGATATTTGCATTGAATTCGACGACGTGGTGGCCGGCTACAAGGACTTCATGATCCTGAACAACCTGTCCTTCAAGGTCAGGCGCGGCTCGATCACCTTGCTGCTCGGCCCCAACGGCGCGGGCAAATCGACCGTGCTCAAAACGCTGTTCGGCCTGCTCAAGCCGCGCCAGGGCCGCATTTTGCTCAATGGCGAGAACATTGCCGGGGCCAGCCAGAAAGAGCTGCTGGCCAAGGGCATCGCCTTCGTTCCGCAGGGCCGCAACCTGTTCGGCCAGCTCACCGTGTTCCAGAACCTGGAGCTGGGCGGCATCACGCTGGGCACCAAGATCACGCATGAACGCATCCCGGAAGTGCTGGAATTCTTCCCGCGCGTGAAGGAGCGGTTGCACTCGCAGGCCTCGGCGCTTTCGGGCGGCGAGCAAAAGCAGCTTGAAGTCGGCCGCGCGCTGCTGCTGCGGCCCAAGGTGCTTCTCATTGACGAGCCGTCGATCGGCCTGTCGCCGCTGGTGGTGCAGGACGTGTTCAAGCTGCTGCAAAAGCTGGCCGCCCAGGGCACGACCGTGCTGATGGTCGAGCAGAACGTCAAGAGCGCGCTGAAGATGGCCGACGACGCGATTGCGCTGGAGTCGGGCCAGCTGGTGCTGCACAAAAAGGCGTCCGAGCTGCTGGCCGACCCGAATATCGAGCGGCTCTTTCTGGGCGGCGGCCATGTGCCCGGCGCGGCAGGCGGATCAGTCGCCAGCGCGCTGCTTTGA
- a CDS encoding branched-chain amino acid ABC transporter permease — protein MTDFLQLLFSGLATGAIYALAALGFTLLWQASGTINFAQGEFVMLPAFMMLGFMSLGAPMLVSFVLTVLLAILVLGWVFKRGVVDPLFKYGMMPIVVATIGLSIFMRNGVRAGYSAEAHPFPSLFADKLFNIAGVTVTLQDIGTFVLAMAIVMGTQAFLAKTVTGRAMQAVAQNTESASVLGINVPRMIFYTFAINAVLAVAAALLVTPTYLAKFDMGEGLGNKAFFAAIIGGFNNSRGALVGGLLVGVCENLAAAYISPAYKDAVALVIFMVVILFKPQGLLGKKEERKV, from the coding sequence ATGACAGACTTCCTCCAACTCCTTTTCTCAGGTCTGGCCACCGGCGCGATCTACGCGCTGGCGGCCCTGGGCTTTACCCTGCTGTGGCAGGCCTCGGGCACGATCAATTTTGCCCAGGGCGAATTCGTCATGCTGCCGGCCTTCATGATGCTCGGCTTCATGTCGCTGGGTGCGCCCATGCTGGTGAGCTTTGTTCTCACCGTGCTGCTGGCCATTTTGGTGCTGGGCTGGGTGTTCAAGCGCGGCGTGGTCGATCCGCTGTTCAAGTACGGCATGATGCCCATCGTCGTGGCCACCATCGGCCTGTCGATCTTCATGCGCAACGGCGTGCGCGCCGGCTACAGCGCCGAAGCCCATCCTTTCCCGAGCCTGTTTGCCGACAAGCTGTTCAACATTGCCGGCGTCACGGTGACGCTGCAGGACATCGGCACCTTCGTGCTGGCGATGGCCATCGTGATGGGAACCCAGGCCTTCCTGGCCAAGACCGTGACCGGCCGCGCCATGCAGGCCGTCGCGCAGAACACCGAAAGCGCCTCGGTGCTCGGCATCAACGTGCCGCGCATGATTTTCTACACCTTCGCCATCAATGCCGTGCTGGCGGTGGCGGCGGCGCTGCTGGTCACGCCGACCTACCTGGCCAAGTTCGACATGGGCGAGGGCCTGGGCAACAAGGCCTTTTTTGCCGCGATCATCGGCGGCTTCAACAACTCGCGCGGCGCGCTGGTGGGCGGTCTGCTCGTCGGGGTGTGTGAAAACCTGGCTGCGGCCTATATTTCGCCCGCCTACAAGGATGCGGTGGCGCTGGTGATTTTCATGGTCGTGATCCTGTTCAAGCCGCAAGGTCTGCTGGGCAAGAAAGAGGAGCGAAAAGTATGA
- a CDS encoding tetratricopeptide repeat protein, producing the protein MSFPSGASAATRPVSPIESARRQAEQLSLAQKPNEAWEVLRGARVHASPGDTAYWQLYGDQAWDRGAKPEAVLAYRTVWEAGSTNGLAMERLIQHYNANGEPKQAIAIGEQGYQRLAEARWLLLAMDAASQASLWDNLRDLTAQAKNAEDKFRSSEMYWLLEAHSANHDGQKERARAAYKQALALNPASVPTRAQILWFEIDGGDKQQLGDHLAQWQDDAQAKPAYWSAYAVALLQLKRVDESLVWFDKQAREKPDDFLWQLSYVSALSHAGQPEQEERLRRAIVLRLKDRLAIVNDMPKPDGKVVLLAYASMVRDFDGVAAGDQVLQDTLERGYTDADVYESLVASSLAQKNFDAAHDWLARAEADHQKLPAYQLLAVAMARHDPQAIEQVLQQREKDLSTPDRVTALRQLGHNQLALSLTEKSLLEAEDESSELLRQHRDQLKTQLARRVEAGFEARNLSDLKIRRSEVAASFPHAKGRTTVRLAHNALSSDSPNLLVSGFHGENDLSFLTELPVTDNPMRVTLGRNQRSDKSLTYGRFEWIHVLSPRLNTRLDVSLNGLTEETSALRAIGSKDKVSLGVSGNLTDLTYARAEMARQNFNTRNGDALGHGYRVEGEMGTTVLKSIPAWQMRISGSSERNRVTDRLPAYLIGPVLPAFQTIEGVLATRFSTLGIGATLRFGQAEGRERRVHGLIDGWVGKQWPASDRAYSLRAALNIPVSSAGQVRAEAFYTNVQGGVSSAANRGIGVWYRHEF; encoded by the coding sequence ATGAGCTTTCCAAGCGGGGCATCAGCCGCGACCCGGCCAGTCAGTCCGATTGAGTCGGCCCGCCGCCAGGCCGAACAGCTGTCACTCGCGCAAAAGCCCAATGAAGCGTGGGAGGTCTTGCGCGGTGCGCGCGTTCATGCATCGCCCGGCGACACGGCGTACTGGCAGCTCTACGGTGACCAGGCCTGGGATCGCGGAGCCAAGCCGGAGGCGGTGCTGGCTTACCGCACCGTCTGGGAGGCAGGCTCGACCAACGGACTTGCCATGGAAAGGCTGATTCAACACTACAACGCGAACGGCGAGCCCAAGCAGGCCATCGCCATCGGCGAGCAGGGCTACCAGCGTCTCGCCGAGGCGCGCTGGCTGCTGCTGGCGATGGACGCAGCCTCCCAGGCGTCGCTGTGGGACAACTTGCGCGACTTGACGGCGCAGGCCAAAAACGCCGAGGACAAATTCAGGAGCAGCGAGATGTACTGGCTGCTTGAGGCGCATAGTGCCAACCACGATGGCCAGAAAGAGCGCGCGCGCGCGGCCTACAAGCAAGCGTTGGCGCTGAACCCCGCGTCAGTGCCAACGCGGGCGCAGATCCTGTGGTTCGAGATCGACGGCGGCGACAAGCAGCAACTGGGCGATCATCTGGCGCAATGGCAGGACGACGCACAGGCCAAACCGGCCTACTGGTCGGCTTACGCAGTCGCGCTGCTGCAACTCAAACGCGTGGATGAATCGCTGGTCTGGTTCGACAAGCAGGCGCGTGAAAAGCCGGACGACTTCCTGTGGCAATTGAGTTATGTCTCGGCGCTGTCCCACGCCGGACAGCCGGAACAGGAAGAACGCCTGCGCCGCGCCATCGTGCTGCGCCTGAAGGACCGGCTGGCCATCGTCAATGACATGCCCAAACCCGACGGCAAGGTGGTGCTGCTGGCCTATGCGTCCATGGTGCGCGACTTTGATGGCGTGGCCGCTGGCGATCAGGTGTTGCAAGATACGCTGGAGCGCGGCTACACGGATGCGGACGTTTACGAGTCGCTGGTTGCATCGAGCCTGGCGCAGAAGAATTTCGATGCAGCGCATGACTGGCTGGCGCGCGCCGAAGCCGATCACCAAAAGCTTCCCGCCTACCAGTTGCTGGCCGTCGCCATGGCCAGGCACGACCCGCAGGCCATCGAGCAGGTCTTGCAGCAGCGCGAGAAAGACCTTTCGACGCCTGACCGGGTCACCGCGCTGCGCCAGCTTGGCCACAATCAGCTGGCGCTTTCGCTGACTGAAAAAAGCCTGCTCGAAGCGGAAGACGAATCCAGCGAATTGCTGCGCCAGCACCGCGACCAGCTCAAGACTCAGTTGGCCCGCCGCGTTGAGGCTGGGTTTGAGGCCCGGAATCTTTCCGACCTGAAAATCAGGCGCAGCGAAGTTGCGGCCAGCTTCCCGCACGCCAAAGGCCGAACGACCGTGCGCCTTGCCCATAACGCACTGAGTTCGGACAGCCCCAATTTGCTGGTGTCGGGATTCCATGGCGAAAACGACCTGTCATTCCTGACCGAGCTTCCCGTCACTGACAACCCGATGCGAGTCACCCTTGGCCGCAACCAGCGCTCCGACAAATCGCTGACCTACGGCCGCTTCGAATGGATTCATGTGCTCAGCCCGCGCCTGAATACCCGTCTGGATGTCTCGCTCAATGGCTTGACCGAGGAAACCTCCGCGCTGCGCGCCATTGGCAGCAAGGACAAGGTCTCGCTGGGCGTCAGCGGCAACCTGACCGATTTGACGTATGCCCGCGCTGAAATGGCGAGGCAGAACTTCAATACCCGCAACGGCGACGCGCTGGGCCATGGCTATCGGGTCGAAGGCGAGATGGGAACCACCGTTCTCAAAAGCATTCCGGCATGGCAGATGCGCATTTCCGGAAGCTCGGAAAGAAACCGGGTGACGGATCGCCTGCCCGCGTACCTGATCGGGCCGGTGCTGCCGGCGTTTCAAACCATTGAAGGGGTGCTGGCGACCCGCTTCAGCACGCTCGGGATTGGCGCCACGCTGAGATTCGGCCAAGCCGAAGGAAGAGAACGCCGTGTTCATGGCTTGATTGACGGATGGGTCGGCAAGCAATGGCCGGCCAGCGACCGCGCCTACAGCCTGCGTGCCGCCCTGAACATCCCGGTCTCCAGCGCCGGGCAGGTCAGGGCCGAAGCGTTTTACACCAATGTCCAGGGCGGCGTGTCATCGGCGGCCAATCGCGGGATCGGTGTCTGGTACCGGCATGAGTTTTAA
- a CDS encoding IclR family transcriptional regulator domain-containing protein — protein MTSPAQPLSRPSVQNTPTSTLDKRDWIAGLEKGLSIIECFDDANPRLTASQAAARCGMTRTAARRYLLTLEHLGYVATDGKLFWLTPRVLRLGQSYLESARLPRMVQPFLQRVTAGTQESAYVSVMDGDEIVYIARNGANRAMNTGYVLGSRVQAQVTAAGLMMLALREPGWLESWLNTHELKAYTSYTIASKDRLRIELARVRAQGWAISEQQLELNHRGIAVPLRDRHGEVMGALSVTMPIGHESSEDAVARVLSVLSETAQAMRHLI, from the coding sequence ATGACTTCGCCCGCCCAACCCCTGTCCCGGCCTTCCGTGCAAAACACCCCGACCTCCACGCTCGACAAACGCGACTGGATTGCCGGCCTTGAAAAAGGCCTGTCCATCATTGAGTGTTTTGACGATGCCAATCCCCGCCTGACCGCCAGCCAGGCGGCTGCGCGCTGCGGCATGACGCGCACCGCCGCACGCCGCTACCTGCTGACGCTGGAGCACCTGGGTTATGTCGCCACCGACGGCAAGCTGTTCTGGCTGACCCCGCGCGTGCTCAGGCTGGGCCAGTCTTACCTGGAATCGGCGCGATTGCCGCGCATGGTGCAGCCCTTTTTGCAACGCGTGACCGCTGGAACGCAGGAAAGCGCTTATGTCAGCGTGATGGACGGCGACGAGATTGTGTACATCGCGCGCAATGGCGCCAACCGCGCCATGAACACCGGCTATGTGCTGGGCTCGCGGGTCCAGGCGCAGGTCACCGCCGCAGGCTTGATGATGCTGGCGCTGCGCGAACCTGGCTGGCTGGAGTCCTGGCTGAACACCCATGAGCTGAAGGCCTACACCTCCTACACCATTGCCAGCAAGGACCGCCTGCGCATCGAACTGGCGCGCGTGCGCGCCCAGGGATGGGCCATTTCGGAGCAGCAGCTCGAACTCAATCACCGCGGTATTGCCGTGCCGCTGCGGGACCGGCACGGTGAAGTCATGGGGGCCTTGAGCGTCACCATGCCCATCGGGCACGAGTCCAGCGAAGATGCCGTTGCCCGCGTTTTGTCCGTGCTGAGCGAAACCGCGCAGGCCATGCGCCACCTGATCTGA